One genomic region from Fictibacillus marinisediminis encodes:
- a CDS encoding threonine/serine exporter family protein gives MHMIEAIWTSFIASAGFGILFNVPKKAVIPGGICGMVGWLIFEGMSGNSQFDLVLATAMASFVVAAISHLYARIHRMPVIIFSVSGIIPLVPGGGAYDTMRQLVENDYNAAIQLGSQTFLISGAIAFGLVLAGTIIPIILRSQRTVK, from the coding sequence ATGCACATGATTGAAGCCATTTGGACGAGCTTTATTGCTTCGGCCGGGTTTGGTATTCTGTTTAACGTTCCAAAAAAAGCTGTCATCCCTGGCGGCATCTGCGGGATGGTCGGCTGGCTCATCTTTGAAGGGATGTCAGGAAACAGCCAGTTCGACCTGGTTCTGGCCACCGCGATGGCCTCATTTGTGGTAGCGGCCATCAGCCACCTGTATGCCCGGATCCACCGTATGCCTGTCATCATCTTCAGTGTCTCCGGCATTATCCCGCTCGTACCAGGCGGCGGTGCCTATGACACGATGAGACAGCTGGTCGAGAATGATTACAACGCCGCGATCCAGCTCGGCTCACAAACCTTTCTGATTTCAGGGGCAATCGCATTCGGTCTTGTCCTTGCAGGAACGATTATCCCGATCATTTTGCGCAGCCAAAGAACGGTGAAGTAA
- a CDS encoding winged helix-turn-helix transcriptional regulator: MSRMDDKMFNCEKELTLSVIGGKWKMIILWHLGKEGTKRFGELKALIPAITQRMLVNQLRELEEDMIVHREVYPVVPPKVEYSLTKQGESLMPILDAMYQWGKDYMVTMDMKPIDDAK; this comes from the coding sequence ATGTCACGAATGGACGATAAAATGTTTAACTGTGAGAAAGAATTAACGTTATCTGTCATCGGCGGCAAGTGGAAAATGATTATTTTATGGCACCTTGGGAAAGAAGGAACAAAACGCTTCGGTGAGCTGAAGGCTCTTATACCCGCCATCACTCAGCGCATGCTCGTTAATCAGCTTCGTGAACTGGAAGAGGATATGATTGTCCATCGCGAAGTTTATCCTGTTGTTCCGCCAAAAGTTGAGTATTCATTGACGAAGCAAGGTGAGAGCCTGATGCCGATTCTTGATGCCATGTACCAGTGGGGGAAGGATTACATGGTGACCATGGATATGAAACCGATAGATGATGCAAAGTAA
- the hxlB gene encoding 6-phospho-3-hexuloisomerase, with protein MNTSHYYTEIVKELSRAADLISDQEAEKLVDEILKAKKIFVAGAGRSGLMGKSFAMRMMHMGLDSYVIGETVTPNLTEDDLIIFGSGSGETKSLISMAEKTKSIDGKVITVTIFPDSTLGKMADVCVKLPGSPKDQSENDYKTIQPMGSLFEQTLLLFFDAVILRFMERKELDTDTMFGRHANLE; from the coding sequence ATGAATACTTCACATTATTATACGGAAATTGTGAAGGAATTAAGCCGGGCAGCGGACTTAATTTCAGATCAAGAGGCTGAAAAGCTCGTAGATGAAATTTTGAAAGCCAAGAAGATATTTGTTGCAGGAGCCGGCCGAAGCGGACTGATGGGAAAATCCTTTGCCATGCGAATGATGCACATGGGATTGGATTCCTATGTCATCGGTGAAACCGTGACCCCTAACCTGACTGAAGACGATCTCATCATTTTCGGTTCAGGTTCCGGAGAAACAAAAAGCCTTATTTCAATGGCCGAAAAGACGAAAAGCATTGACGGTAAAGTCATTACAGTGACCATCTTTCCCGACTCGACTCTTGGTAAAATGGCCGATGTCTGCGTAAAATTACCAGGCTCTCCAAAGGATCAATCGGAAAATGACTATAAGACCATTCAGCCTATGGGATCTCTATTCGAACAAACTCTTCTGCTGTTTTTCGATGCTGTTATTTTACGTTTCATGGAAAGGAAAGAGCTTGATACGGATACCATGTTCGGGCGCCATGCAAATTTGGAATAG
- a CDS encoding chromate transporter: MTYLQLFIAFFRSGILGYGGGPSSIPLVHKEVVGKFKWMNDEEFGDVLALGNALPGPINTKMAGYIGYRVAGLSGMLVALLSSILPTIILMIVLLSSLAQYKDQPWVQGMTKGVLPVVAVMLAVLSWQFFTSAKKGLGVKLSLIHVAAGILLLQLLKVHPAILIGVLLAYALLKPAKKNDEEPAQRGEGMG, encoded by the coding sequence ATGACCTATTTACAATTATTTATCGCTTTTTTTCGATCAGGCATTCTTGGCTATGGAGGCGGTCCGTCTTCCATACCGCTCGTACATAAAGAAGTGGTCGGAAAGTTTAAATGGATGAACGATGAAGAATTTGGAGATGTGCTTGCCCTTGGAAATGCCTTGCCTGGTCCGATCAACACAAAAATGGCAGGATACATCGGATACCGGGTGGCAGGTTTATCCGGTATGCTTGTTGCTTTGCTCTCTTCTATTCTTCCTACTATTATTCTGATGATCGTCCTTCTTTCCTCTCTCGCCCAATATAAAGACCAGCCATGGGTTCAAGGAATGACAAAAGGCGTGCTTCCTGTTGTTGCAGTTATGCTTGCGGTGCTGTCGTGGCAGTTTTTCACCAGCGCAAAGAAAGGTCTGGGAGTTAAGCTCAGCCTGATTCATGTGGCAGCAGGCATCCTGTTACTGCAGCTGCTTAAGGTGCATCCTGCCATTTTAATAGGGGTTCTCTTGGCTTATGCTCTACTAAAACCGGCAAAGAAGAACGATGAGGAACCTGCTCAGAGAGGGGAAGGTATGGGATGA
- a CDS encoding threonine/serine exporter family protein, with amino-acid sequence MPKNKIEDVMEVCLLAGRLMLQNGAETYRVEDTITRLAQNYNMEAAQVFVTPTAIILSLLEKGKTKDYTKIVRILDRSTDLHVVVLVNDLSRKVANESLSLETAKKELKKIEVTPEAYPTWVQVVAAILVSGCFGLMFKGNWNDFLPATIAGGVGYALFLFSKRYISVRFFSELLAAFFIGLIAKLAITAGIGDQLDKIIIGAVMPLVPGVLITNAVRDLMAGHLVSGISLGAEAMLTAFAIGTGIAFVIVTL; translated from the coding sequence ATGCCTAAGAATAAAATTGAAGATGTAATGGAAGTATGCCTTTTGGCAGGCAGGCTCATGCTTCAAAATGGTGCAGAAACCTACCGGGTTGAAGATACGATCACCCGGCTTGCGCAAAACTATAACATGGAAGCCGCCCAGGTTTTCGTTACACCGACCGCCATTATTCTATCGTTGCTTGAAAAGGGAAAAACAAAGGATTATACGAAGATTGTCAGGATCCTCGACCGGTCGACAGATCTGCATGTCGTCGTTCTCGTCAATGATCTGTCACGAAAAGTGGCCAATGAATCCCTTTCACTGGAGACGGCAAAAAAGGAATTGAAAAAGATCGAAGTCACACCTGAAGCGTATCCAACATGGGTTCAGGTTGTGGCTGCCATTCTCGTGAGCGGCTGCTTCGGCCTCATGTTCAAAGGAAACTGGAACGACTTTTTGCCTGCCACGATCGCCGGAGGTGTCGGTTATGCCCTTTTCTTATTTTCAAAACGCTACATTTCGGTCCGCTTTTTCTCTGAGCTTCTTGCTGCCTTTTTTATCGGCCTGATCGCCAAGCTTGCCATCACGGCCGGCATTGGAGACCAGCTCGATAAAATTATTATCGGAGCCGTGATGCCGCTTGTGCCGGGTGTGCTGATCACAAATGCGGTACGAGATCTGATGGCCGGTCACCTTGTTTCCGGCATCTCATTAGGAGCTGAAGCGATGCTGACGGCCTTTGCCATCGGTACCGGTATTGCTTTTGTTATCGTTACGCTGTGA
- a CDS encoding chromate transporter gives MIYWHIFLAFFIPGILGYGGGPASIPLIENEVVGRYHWLTVNQFTEVLALGNALPGPIATKMSGYIGYTQGGTLGSFVAVFATVAPSLVLMIVFLSVIYKFKDSPRVKKMTLYVKPTIAVLLGVMAYDFFAESVSSSGWIQTAAIAAISFLLMQKFKVSPVIVIVAAIGYGAVFMA, from the coding sequence ATGATTTATTGGCACATTTTCCTTGCTTTTTTTATCCCGGGCATTCTGGGGTATGGGGGAGGCCCGGCCTCTATTCCTCTGATTGAAAATGAAGTTGTGGGCCGTTATCACTGGCTGACCGTCAATCAGTTTACTGAAGTGCTCGCGCTTGGCAATGCACTCCCGGGTCCGATTGCCACAAAGATGTCCGGCTATATCGGTTACACGCAAGGAGGAACTCTCGGCTCTTTTGTGGCTGTTTTTGCAACGGTAGCGCCTTCCCTGGTTTTGATGATCGTCTTCCTGAGTGTCATCTATAAGTTCAAGGATTCACCAAGAGTGAAAAAAATGACGTTATACGTAAAACCGACTATTGCCGTTCTTCTCGGAGTGATGGCTTATGATTTTTTTGCAGAATCTGTCAGCTCTTCCGGCTGGATACAAACCGCAGCCATAGCCGCCATCAGTTTTCTATTAATGCAAAAATTCAAAGTATCTCCAGTCATCGTAATCGTGGCTGCAATTGGTTACGGGGCTGTTTTCATGGCATAA
- the hxlA gene encoding 3-hexulose-6-phosphate synthase produces the protein MELQLAIDLVNTEEAIKLVKEVEEHIDIVEIGTPVVINEGLRAVKEMKEAFPNLKVLADLKIMDAAGYEVMKAAEAGADIITILGAAEDASIQGAVDEAKKQNKKILVDMIAVKDIETRAKELDELGVDYICVHTGYDLQAVGKNSFEDLKAIKRVVKNAKTAVAGGIKLETLPEVVAAQPDLVIVGGGITGQDDKKATAAEIQKLVKQS, from the coding sequence ATGGAATTACAACTAGCGATAGATCTTGTAAATACAGAAGAAGCCATCAAATTGGTGAAAGAAGTTGAAGAACATATCGATATCGTTGAGATCGGTACCCCGGTTGTTATCAACGAAGGCCTTAGAGCAGTTAAAGAAATGAAAGAAGCATTTCCAAATTTGAAAGTCCTTGCCGACTTAAAGATTATGGATGCTGCAGGATACGAAGTCATGAAGGCTGCTGAAGCCGGTGCTGACATCATTACCATCCTTGGAGCAGCTGAAGATGCATCCATTCAAGGTGCGGTTGATGAAGCAAAAAAACAAAACAAAAAAATCCTTGTGGACATGATTGCCGTTAAAGATATCGAAACAAGAGCAAAAGAGCTTGATGAGCTTGGTGTTGATTATATTTGTGTCCATACAGGTTATGACTTACAGGCTGTCGGGAAAAACTCTTTTGAAGACTTAAAAGCGATCAAACGCGTCGTTAAAAACGCAAAAACGGCTGTCGCAGGCGGAATTAAATTAGAAACATTACCTGAAGTTGTTGCAGCTCAGCCTGACCTGGTTATTGTCGGCGGCGGTATTACTGGACAAGATGATAAAAAAGCAACCGCAGCTGAAATCCAAAAATTAGTAAAACAAAGCTAA
- a CDS encoding MFS transporter — translation MNKKIILYCVAFAAFFGPFTQTIYTPILPEIQHEFQTSGFIVNLTISIFTFILAMMQMVYGPLTDKIGRRKVLLPAILLYVAASAGAALSPNIWTLLVFRAVQAAGIAAGSVVATTVIGDLFEGKALGRSMGTFQMLVALGPVVGPVVGGFVGGYTGYQGVFWVLTGTGLVMFFANLKLLPETKPAGESRKGFSFSDFTIVLKKRTALAIVLLGFIQYYTFYNFLVFLPHLLAALYGLSASEKGLVFLPMSLFLVAGSYVGGQLQERGNPKNFLIVTSTLNVLATVLFVFLSSVSLPVLIASISLFGLCLGLSLPVQTTLLARAFQHNRATAIGVYNFFRYLGMAAGPMIGSMFYKVGNRAEFIFAACLFAAAVYFAGRQFLKSAEESMN, via the coding sequence TTGAATAAAAAAATCATACTTTATTGTGTAGCCTTTGCTGCATTCTTCGGTCCCTTCACACAAACGATCTATACACCGATCCTCCCTGAAATTCAGCATGAATTTCAGACCTCGGGGTTCATTGTGAATTTAACGATTTCCATCTTTACGTTCATACTTGCTATGATGCAGATGGTTTATGGCCCGTTGACGGACAAGATCGGCCGGAGAAAAGTGCTGCTTCCTGCTATTCTTCTTTATGTTGCAGCTTCAGCAGGTGCGGCGTTATCCCCTAACATATGGACACTCCTCGTATTCCGGGCTGTTCAGGCAGCAGGAATCGCAGCAGGATCTGTCGTCGCAACCACTGTCATCGGAGATTTATTTGAAGGGAAAGCCCTTGGGCGTTCTATGGGAACCTTTCAAATGCTTGTAGCGCTCGGCCCGGTAGTTGGGCCTGTTGTTGGAGGCTTTGTTGGAGGGTATACTGGTTATCAAGGTGTATTTTGGGTACTCACAGGAACTGGCTTGGTGATGTTTTTTGCTAATTTGAAGCTGCTTCCTGAAACAAAGCCTGCAGGGGAATCAAGAAAAGGATTCAGCTTTTCGGATTTCACCATTGTACTTAAGAAAAGAACCGCACTTGCGATCGTTCTTCTTGGATTTATTCAATATTATACGTTTTATAATTTTCTCGTTTTCCTGCCTCATCTGCTCGCAGCCTTATATGGTTTATCGGCCAGCGAAAAAGGCTTGGTTTTCCTTCCAATGTCCTTGTTCTTAGTGGCAGGAAGCTATGTTGGCGGACAGCTCCAGGAAAGGGGCAATCCGAAAAATTTCCTGATTGTAACATCAACCTTAAATGTTCTGGCCACCGTTTTATTTGTTTTTTTATCTTCAGTATCACTGCCCGTTTTAATCGCGAGCATCTCACTTTTCGGTCTTTGTCTTGGGCTGTCACTCCCTGTCCAAACCACCCTGCTGGCACGGGCTTTTCAGCATAATCGTGCAACAGCCATAGGCGTTTATAACTTTTTCCGGTACTTGGGTATGGCGGCCGGACCGATGATCGGCTCAATGTTTTACAAGGTTGGAAATCGTGCAGAATTTATATTTGCCGCTTGTCTATTTGCAGCCGCTGTATATTTTGCAGGCAGGCAATTTCTAAAGTCAGCAGAAGAATCTATGAACTAA
- a CDS encoding gamma-glutamyltransferase family protein, translating into MKQETMEQPFFNQERYPYSSRRSVTYGKKGMVATSQPLAAQAGLDILKKGGNAIDAAIATAACLTVVEPTSNGIGGDAFALVWTKGKLHGLNSSGPAPNNISVEAIKQEGYDKIPKYGWYPVTVPGAPAAWAELSRRFGKLPLTEVLQPAITYAEEGFPVSPVLGKYWKRAFESYKNEQKSDEFKSWFETFAPDGRAPEIGEVWRSPDHAATLKEIAETNGESFYRGKLADKIRTASENEGGFLRKEDLAAYYPEWVEPIKAEYKGYEVWEIPPNGQGIVALMALNILKGYDFPEAEAADRYHKQIEAIKLAFMDAKKYVTDTTHMKVTAEALLSEKYAEERRQLIGSEAMLPEPGIPPKGGTVYLAAADEEGNMVSFIQSNYMGFGSGIVVPGTGISLQNRGHDFSLDQTHDNCLHPGKRTYHTIIPGFLTKEGKPIGPFGVMGGYMQPQGHVQVIMNTVDFQLNPQSALDAPRWQWIEGKKVLVERSLPQHVAEELARKGHDVKVALDAGNFGRGQIIWRNPETGVLAGGTEGRTDGAVAAW; encoded by the coding sequence ATGAAACAGGAAACCATGGAACAACCATTCTTTAATCAAGAACGATATCCGTATTCTTCCCGGCGTTCAGTAACCTACGGCAAAAAAGGAATGGTCGCAACATCTCAGCCGCTTGCCGCGCAGGCAGGCCTCGATATCTTAAAAAAAGGTGGAAATGCGATTGATGCTGCTATTGCGACGGCTGCCTGCCTAACAGTAGTTGAGCCGACATCCAATGGAATCGGGGGAGATGCTTTCGCTCTGGTCTGGACAAAGGGAAAGCTGCACGGATTAAATTCGAGCGGTCCTGCTCCAAATAACATCTCGGTTGAAGCGATAAAGCAGGAGGGTTACGACAAGATTCCGAAATACGGCTGGTATCCGGTTACTGTCCCCGGAGCTCCTGCGGCATGGGCAGAATTATCGCGCCGTTTTGGAAAGCTGCCGCTGACTGAGGTGCTTCAGCCGGCCATTACATATGCAGAAGAAGGTTTTCCGGTTTCTCCAGTCCTTGGAAAGTATTGGAAAAGGGCTTTTGAATCTTATAAAAATGAACAGAAATCCGATGAGTTTAAAAGCTGGTTTGAGACTTTTGCGCCTGATGGAAGAGCGCCGGAAATCGGTGAAGTATGGCGCTCACCCGATCATGCGGCTACTTTAAAAGAGATTGCTGAAACGAACGGAGAATCTTTTTACAGAGGGAAATTGGCTGATAAGATCAGAACAGCCTCTGAAAATGAAGGGGGTTTCCTGCGAAAAGAGGATCTTGCGGCCTATTATCCAGAATGGGTAGAACCGATTAAGGCGGAGTATAAAGGATATGAAGTATGGGAGATTCCTCCGAATGGCCAGGGAATTGTTGCTTTAATGGCACTTAATATCTTAAAAGGGTATGATTTTCCTGAAGCGGAAGCTGCTGATCGGTATCACAAGCAGATTGAAGCGATCAAGCTTGCTTTTATGGATGCCAAAAAATATGTGACAGATACTACGCATATGAAAGTAACAGCAGAAGCTCTTTTATCAGAAAAATACGCAGAAGAGCGCAGACAGCTCATTGGTTCAGAAGCGATGCTTCCTGAGCCGGGAATACCTCCAAAAGGCGGCACAGTCTATCTTGCGGCGGCGGATGAAGAAGGGAACATGGTATCCTTTATCCAAAGCAACTACATGGGTTTTGGTTCTGGAATCGTGGTGCCTGGCACCGGGATCAGCCTGCAGAACAGAGGCCATGATTTTTCCCTGGATCAGACCCACGACAACTGTCTTCATCCAGGAAAGAGAACGTATCATACCATTATCCCGGGATTCTTGACGAAAGAAGGAAAACCGATCGGTCCTTTCGGCGTCATGGGAGGATACATGCAGCCCCAGGGGCATGTCCAGGTCATCATGAACACGGTCGATTTCCAGCTGAATCCACAATCCGCGCTGGATGCGCCAAGATGGCAATGGATCGAAGGGAAGAAGGTACTGGTAGAACGTTCACTGCCGCAGCATGTTGCCGAGGAATTGGCGCGAAAAGGCCATGATGTCAAAGTTGCACTTGATGCCGGAAACTTTGGGAGAGGCCAGATCATATGGCGCAATCCTGAAACCGGCGTACTGGCCGGCGGAACAGAAGGCCGGACAGATGGAGCAGTGGCTGCATGGTAG
- a CDS encoding Ger(x)C family spore germination protein — MKNKWTKIICVLFLSASIIPLMTGCWDQRLIKDSRLILAAGLDLAPNGKIRDTVVYPVVNKPSQAVAMVKSVVATSTGDTTRDARFNLDKKVSQMFDASRNRIFLFGEKLARKDMYSSLDVIYRDPRGSVNAMVAVVKGQAEKGLKIQPQDSTLLDIYYPELIRSASNIGLYDIETVQSICTLMFDEGNDYLLPYLKISEKQQRAAVIGTAMFHRNKMTGSLNGRESTLLLLLNNVKNPYPRFTFKISKKQEINEKNYMTILVNDIERKMKINISHNQKVHVKLNLEMDVNVNELPMDHLDNPKKAIKLDRILSREMNNLAKKTINKMQKANCDELGIGKKIRAFHNSDWKRMNWDKDYSKIIIEPNVKVKITGHGIIN; from the coding sequence ATGAAAAATAAATGGACAAAAATAATCTGCGTGCTGTTCTTGAGCGCTTCGATAATCCCCTTGATGACAGGATGCTGGGATCAGCGTCTTATTAAGGACTCCAGGCTTATTTTAGCAGCAGGACTAGATCTTGCTCCTAACGGAAAAATAAGGGACACCGTCGTATATCCAGTTGTAAACAAACCTTCTCAAGCAGTCGCTATGGTAAAAAGTGTGGTTGCAACTTCAACCGGAGACACCACACGTGATGCACGTTTTAACCTCGATAAAAAAGTATCGCAGATGTTCGATGCTTCAAGAAACCGCATCTTCTTATTTGGTGAAAAGCTGGCCCGAAAAGATATGTATTCCAGCCTCGATGTCATTTACAGGGATCCAAGAGGTTCCGTAAACGCCATGGTGGCTGTTGTGAAGGGACAGGCCGAAAAAGGGCTGAAAATTCAGCCTCAGGATTCAACGCTATTGGATATCTATTATCCTGAACTGATAAGAAGTGCCAGTAATATCGGGCTCTATGATATAGAAACCGTCCAATCGATCTGTACGCTCATGTTTGATGAAGGTAATGATTATCTGCTGCCGTACTTGAAAATCAGCGAGAAGCAGCAAAGAGCAGCAGTGATTGGAACAGCGATGTTTCATAGGAACAAAATGACGGGTTCATTGAACGGTAGAGAGTCGACTCTGCTGCTGCTTTTGAACAATGTTAAAAATCCTTACCCTCGATTTACATTTAAAATCAGCAAAAAGCAAGAAATCAATGAAAAGAATTACATGACCATTCTTGTTAATGATATTGAACGGAAAATGAAAATTAACATTTCCCACAATCAAAAAGTGCATGTTAAGCTAAATTTGGAAATGGATGTAAATGTAAATGAACTTCCGATGGATCATCTGGACAATCCCAAAAAAGCGATAAAGCTGGATCGTATATTATCACGAGAAATGAATAATCTTGCTAAAAAAACGATTAATAAGATGCAAAAAGCCAACTGTGATGAGCTTGGGATCGGCAAGAAGATTAGAGCGTTTCACAATTCCGATTGGAAGAGGATGAACTGGGATAAAGATTATTCAAAGATCATCATTGAACCAAATGTAAAAGTTAAGATTACCGGGCATGGCATTATTAACTAA
- a CDS encoding spore germination protein, which yields MPEDEQVKQESEEIKPVDSAAAKNLEFVNQALHQSSDLKTRDIIHNDSAGIVIYLESIADTEKIQNSILDPLNRQPKINIMAGITNAEMIQLNDLNEAIKRLLTGNCLLLLDGMDSVYAINVQLEITRPPEEPYNEKVVRGSHEGFGENMNQNLGLIRKRIENESLVFKQYILGKKTKTKVVIAYMDDLVNKEILAEVDRRICSISTDMIFSPGFIEEFLENNSFSPFPQMLPTERPDRTMAHLMDGRIALLADGSATALILPVTFLSFFQSPDDFNSRILSGSFFRLLRMVSFLVAMTLPAIYIAIIGFHFEILPNELVLPIKSSLEGIPFPPIVEAFIMVFTIELIREAGVRLPTPIGQTIGIVGGLVIGDAVVNAGFISNVMVIVIAVTAVASFTVPTYEMGASIRILTFPLMIAASLLGFLGIVMGLMVILLHLCKLESVGTPYFSPFGPLNLSGLKDAIVRFPLWKMNDRPMDTLPQKIKKQNKTRGWNKNETKK from the coding sequence ATGCCGGAAGATGAACAAGTCAAGCAAGAATCAGAGGAAATCAAACCGGTTGACTCTGCGGCTGCAAAAAACCTGGAGTTTGTAAATCAGGCCCTTCATCAAAGCAGTGATTTGAAAACAAGAGATATCATTCATAATGATTCAGCAGGTATTGTCATCTACCTGGAATCGATCGCTGATACAGAAAAAATTCAAAACAGCATACTGGATCCGTTAAACAGACAGCCGAAAATAAACATCATGGCAGGTATTACGAATGCAGAAATGATACAGCTTAACGATTTGAATGAAGCCATAAAAAGATTGCTGACGGGAAACTGCCTTCTGCTTTTGGACGGGATGGACAGTGTTTACGCCATCAATGTCCAGTTGGAAATTACCCGGCCTCCTGAAGAGCCCTACAATGAAAAAGTTGTCCGCGGTTCGCATGAAGGCTTTGGCGAAAACATGAACCAAAACCTCGGGTTGATCCGCAAACGCATCGAAAATGAGAGTCTAGTCTTTAAACAGTATATCTTAGGTAAAAAAACAAAAACAAAAGTGGTCATCGCTTATATGGATGATTTGGTAAACAAAGAAATATTGGCGGAAGTGGACCGAAGAATCTGTTCTATTTCCACAGACATGATTTTTAGTCCGGGCTTTATAGAAGAGTTTTTGGAAAATAATTCATTCTCGCCTTTTCCGCAAATGCTTCCTACAGAACGTCCGGACCGGACGATGGCACACTTAATGGATGGAAGGATTGCTCTTCTGGCAGATGGGAGCGCTACCGCATTAATTTTACCGGTTACATTCCTTTCCTTTTTTCAATCACCTGATGATTTTAACAGCAGGATCCTCTCAGGTTCTTTCTTCCGCCTGCTGAGGATGGTAAGTTTTCTGGTGGCCATGACACTGCCCGCGATTTACATAGCCATTATTGGATTTCACTTTGAGATCTTGCCGAATGAACTCGTACTTCCTATTAAATCATCATTGGAAGGTATCCCTTTTCCGCCTATTGTTGAGGCCTTCATCATGGTGTTTACAATAGAGCTGATCCGCGAGGCGGGGGTGAGGCTGCCCACTCCGATCGGTCAGACCATCGGTATCGTTGGAGGTTTGGTCATCGGTGATGCCGTTGTAAACGCCGGCTTTATCTCCAACGTGATGGTCATTGTTATTGCGGTTACAGCGGTCGCATCGTTTACAGTTCCAACTTATGAAATGGGTGCTTCGATTCGTATCTTGACTTTTCCCCTGATGATTGCCGCCTCTCTGCTTGGCTTTCTGGGCATTGTTATGGGGCTGATGGTCATCCTGCTGCATCTGTGTAAATTGGAATCAGTGGGCACTCCTTATTTCTCGCCTTTTGGGCCGCTTAATCTCAGCGGCTTAAAAGATGCAATCGTACGCTTTCCGTTATGGAAAATGAATGATCGGCCGATGGACACTTTGCCCCAAAAAATAAAGAAACAAAACAAAACCAGAGGATGGAATAAAAATGAAACTAAGAAATAA
- a CDS encoding GerAB/ArcD/ProY family transporter produces the protein MKLRNKDNITSFQLIFFIVQAQVGVGILSMPYTIYTQAGHDSWISVLIGGCIVQILLVLFWYTMKRYPAMTIFEIFDHSAGRWIGGMIKFLYIIFFILIGASILSLFAEMINLWILPLTPRWLLIILMAVIGIYAIRGPVKFLARFFVFVSIMLIIFVLLVIYAFFEVNYLNIFPVGESGFFPILKGTEKAFFSMLGFELFLVIAPYVDSKPIKKLKSISIANLIVTLFYAFLTLICILFFGINEFKLVPQPLLYMIKSFSFKVLERIDLLFLSMWIVSVATSYMAFLFGASRGMMSFSKNIRIILLSLFLLQYPLSFLRSYLRGGMRLESLPIP, from the coding sequence ATGAAACTAAGAAATAAGGACAATATTACATCCTTTCAGTTAATTTTCTTCATCGTCCAGGCTCAGGTCGGAGTCGGAATCTTATCTATGCCATACACTATTTACACACAAGCTGGACATGACAGCTGGATCTCTGTATTAATCGGAGGCTGTATTGTACAAATTCTATTGGTTTTATTCTGGTACACCATGAAAAGATATCCGGCTATGACCATTTTTGAAATCTTTGATCATAGTGCGGGCCGCTGGATTGGCGGAATGATTAAATTTCTATATATCATTTTTTTTATTTTGATCGGCGCGAGCATTCTTTCTCTATTTGCAGAGATGATCAACTTATGGATTCTTCCTTTGACCCCCAGGTGGCTGCTTATTATTCTAATGGCGGTTATCGGTATCTATGCAATAAGAGGGCCGGTTAAATTTCTTGCGAGGTTTTTTGTATTTGTCTCTATCATGCTGATCATTTTTGTATTACTTGTCATTTACGCTTTTTTTGAAGTGAATTACTTGAATATTTTCCCGGTAGGTGAGAGTGGCTTTTTTCCAATTTTAAAAGGGACGGAAAAAGCTTTTTTCTCCATGCTGGGATTTGAACTTTTTCTGGTCATTGCCCCTTATGTAGATTCAAAGCCGATTAAGAAATTAAAGTCCATTTCCATCGCCAATCTAATCGTTACATTGTTTTATGCTTTCTTAACACTGATCTGTATTCTCTTCTTTGGTATTAATGAATTTAAACTGGTACCCCAGCCGCTCCTGTATATGATAAAATCCTTTTCATTTAAAGTTCTTGAACGGATTGATTTGCTGTTTTTGTCCATGTGGATCGTTTCGGTTGCCACATCTTATATGGCCTTCTTGTTTGGCGCTTCAAGAGGAATGATGTCCTTTTCAAAAAACATCAGGATCATACTCCTTTCGTTATTTTTGCTGCAATACCCACTGTCATTCTTGCGCTCATACCTGAGGGGGGGTATGAGGTTGGAAAGTTTACCAATTCCGTGA